In uncultured Cohaesibacter sp., a genomic segment contains:
- a CDS encoding sugar kinase, whose protein sequence is MIELAPAGDGLFKQGFAGDTFNTAAYLSRQFSPEIEVSYITGLGVDPMSQGIRKALEAEDILTDSVTVVEDKNPGLYMIENDETGERFFTYWRNDAAAKKMFADWSADQIADLLKKFDVIYFSGITLAILDDAQRQALFDALEKVKGTVKVGFDPNYRPKLWPDSDVCRAAFERAAALSDFALVTADDHVALWGDADGLAIARQWKDYGASEVVVKEGASSCLLVTGEEVKNVPPAAKLKPKDTTGAGDSFAAGYLGARALGATQEEAARMAHGVAGQVIMHPGAIIDKSVWTRVK, encoded by the coding sequence ATGATTGAATTGGCACCCGCCGGTGACGGTCTGTTCAAACAGGGATTTGCCGGGGATACCTTCAATACGGCGGCTTATCTGAGCCGACAATTTTCTCCGGAAATCGAGGTTTCCTATATTACCGGTCTGGGGGTCGACCCGATGAGCCAAGGCATTCGCAAGGCTCTGGAAGCCGAAGACATCCTGACGGATTCCGTCACCGTCGTGGAAGACAAGAACCCCGGTCTCTACATGATCGAGAATGACGAGACGGGCGAACGCTTCTTCACATACTGGCGCAACGATGCCGCTGCCAAGAAGATGTTTGCCGACTGGTCTGCCGATCAGATTGCAGATCTTCTCAAAAAGTTCGATGTCATCTATTTTTCCGGCATTACGCTGGCTATTCTTGATGATGCTCAACGTCAGGCGCTGTTTGATGCTCTAGAGAAGGTCAAGGGGACGGTCAAGGTGGGATTCGATCCCAACTATCGTCCGAAACTGTGGCCCGATTCCGATGTTTGCCGCGCAGCCTTCGAGCGCGCCGCCGCATTGAGCGATTTCGCTCTGGTGACAGCCGATGACCATGTCGCGCTGTGGGGTGATGCGGACGGTCTTGCCATTGCCAGGCAGTGGAAAGACTATGGGGCCAGCGAAGTGGTGGTCAAGGAAGGAGCGTCTAGCTGCCTTCTGGTCACCGGTGAAGAGGTAAAGAATGTTCCTCCTGCGGCGAAGCTGAAGCCGAAGGATACGACGGGGGCAGGGGATTCCTTTGCTGCCGGCTATCTGGGTGCGCGCGCTTTGGGAGCCACACAGGAAGAAGCCGCAAGAATGGCGCACGGTGTCGCGGGGCAGGTCATCATGCATCCGGGCGCCATCATCGATAAATCAGTTTGGACCCGCGTTAAATAA
- a CDS encoding altronate dehydratase family protein yields MSKRPPIVLNPTDTIAILPHGAKKGEDPLELGVALEANIMPGHKIARKAHAQGEAIIKFGQIIGRATQPIAAGEHVHSHNCAFSDHGQNYEIGCDYEAALAAVPKLEARTFMGYKRANGTFGTRNYVGLCSTVNCSSTVVHRAAQELEIEGAFDAYENVDGVAIFTHSSGCGMNNKGLGFEILDKVLWGHATHPNVGAAVFIGLGCEVMQIAKMRENYDDPGQSLMDRFYSMTIQEEGGTRKTIDAIKAKVHELLPELNKAQREPIPASELKIALQCGASDGFSGITANPALGIASDLLVGLGATSILSETSEIYGAEQLLLRRAASKDVGDKLVSQIRWWEDYVAMHKGSLDNNPSPGNKAGGLTTILEKSLGATAKSGSAPLTAVYDYAERVTDHGFVFMDTPGYDPVCGTGQIAGGAHMIIFTTGRGSAYGSKPAPTIKVASNDTLFANMPDDMDINCGDILSAGVSLEDKGAEILELILKVASGEKTKSEELGLGNNEFIPWHIGAVM; encoded by the coding sequence ATGAGTAAACGTCCACCGATCGTTTTGAACCCAACCGACACGATAGCGATCCTGCCGCACGGGGCAAAGAAGGGTGAAGACCCGCTGGAGCTTGGCGTGGCTCTTGAAGCCAACATCATGCCCGGCCACAAGATTGCGCGCAAGGCGCACGCGCAGGGTGAGGCGATCATCAAGTTCGGTCAGATCATCGGGCGGGCGACGCAGCCCATCGCTGCTGGTGAGCATGTGCACTCGCATAACTGCGCCTTCTCCGACCATGGCCAGAATTACGAGATCGGCTGCGACTATGAAGCAGCTCTGGCTGCCGTGCCAAAGCTCGAAGCCCGTACCTTCATGGGCTACAAGCGCGCCAACGGTACCTTTGGTACCCGCAACTATGTCGGGCTTTGCTCGACCGTGAACTGCTCGTCGACCGTGGTTCATCGCGCGGCTCAGGAACTGGAAATCGAAGGTGCCTTCGACGCTTACGAGAATGTTGACGGCGTTGCCATCTTTACCCATTCCTCCGGCTGCGGCATGAACAACAAGGGCTTGGGTTTCGAGATTCTCGACAAGGTTCTCTGGGGTCATGCCACTCATCCGAACGTTGGTGCGGCCGTGTTCATCGGTCTTGGCTGCGAGGTGATGCAGATCGCCAAGATGCGCGAGAATTATGATGATCCGGGCCAGAGCCTGATGGATCGCTTCTACAGCATGACCATTCAGGAAGAGGGCGGCACCCGCAAGACCATCGATGCCATCAAGGCCAAAGTGCATGAGCTGTTGCCTGAGCTCAACAAGGCCCAGCGCGAACCGATCCCGGCTTCCGAGCTGAAGATTGCGCTGCAGTGCGGCGCATCGGACGGCTTCTCCGGCATTACCGCCAACCCGGCGCTCGGCATTGCCTCAGACCTGCTGGTCGGGCTCGGTGCCACGTCCATCCTGTCGGAAACCTCCGAGATCTACGGTGCCGAACAGCTGCTGCTGCGTCGTGCTGCCAGCAAGGACGTCGGCGACAAACTGGTGTCCCAGATCCGCTGGTGGGAAGACTATGTGGCCATGCACAAGGGCAGCCTCGACAACAACCCCAGCCCGGGCAACAAGGCCGGTGGCCTGACGACCATTCTGGAGAAATCCCTTGGCGCAACCGCCAAGTCCGGCTCCGCTCCTCTGACGGCTGTCTATGACTACGCAGAACGGGTGACCGACCATGGCTTCGTCTTCATGGACACGCCGGGCTATGATCCGGTTTGCGGCACCGGCCAGATTGCCGGCGGCGCCCACATGATCATCTTTACCACCGGGCGCGGCTCTGCCTATGGCTCCAAACCGGCTCCGACCATCAAGGTGGCCTCGAACGACACGCTGTTTGCCAACATGCCGGACGACATGGACATCAACTGCGGTGACATCCTGTCGGCAGGCGTCAGCCTCGAAGACAAGGGTGCCGAAATTCTCGAGCTTATCCTCAAAGTTGCCTCTGGCGAGAAGACCAAGTCGGAAGAGCTGGGGCTCGGCAACAACGAGTTCATTCCATGGCACATCGGTGCGGTGATGTAA
- the eda gene encoding bifunctional 4-hydroxy-2-oxoglutarate aldolase/2-dehydro-3-deoxy-phosphogluconate aldolase, whose protein sequence is MRDLVSSICKGAKVIPVVVIENVEDAVPLARCLVESGLPAVEVTLRTAAALDSIKAIAAEVKDCVIGVGSILCEEQLKASIEAGGHFGVSPGTSAMLLNALKATDWPFLPGSGTISEMMTLREAGFKELKMFPANIVGGVGMLKAVAGPVGDISFCPTGGVKPENAEEFLSQKNCFAVGGTWIAPIADVNAKNWDVIAERAKAAAKLGQA, encoded by the coding sequence ATGCGTGATCTGGTTTCCAGCATCTGTAAAGGTGCCAAAGTCATCCCCGTCGTCGTCATCGAAAATGTCGAGGACGCTGTGCCACTGGCTCGTTGCCTTGTCGAAAGCGGCCTGCCTGCCGTTGAAGTAACCCTGCGCACGGCTGCCGCCCTTGACTCCATCAAGGCGATCGCTGCCGAAGTCAAGGATTGCGTGATCGGTGTTGGCTCCATCCTCTGCGAAGAGCAACTGAAGGCTTCCATCGAGGCTGGCGGGCATTTCGGCGTATCTCCGGGCACCTCGGCCATGCTGCTCAACGCCCTTAAGGCAACCGACTGGCCGTTCCTGCCAGGCTCCGGCACCATCAGCGAAATGATGACCCTGCGTGAAGCTGGCTTTAAGGAATTGAAGATGTTCCCGGCCAATATCGTAGGCGGTGTTGGCATGCTCAAGGCTGTTGCCGGTCCGGTTGGCGATATCAGCTTCTGCCCAACCGGCGGTGTAAAGCCTGAGAATGCCGAGGAATTCCTTTCCCAGAAGAACTGCTTCGCGGTTGGTGGCACCTGGATTGCTCCTATCGCGGACGTCAATGCCAAGAATTGGGATGTGATCGCCGAGCGCGCCAAGGCCGCTGCCAAACTGGGTCAGGCATAA
- a CDS encoding tagaturonate reductase, protein MQRVNESNLGGRARPTERIIQFGEGNFLRAFMDWKIDRMNEDCGSDYGVVIVRPIDGGVPISLNDSDGVYTVLSRGVGPDGEAVSDARLIAAVRRELNAVRQWDEVLALARNTDFVAFISNTTEAGIVYNADCKATDTPPASYPAKVTRLLLERFNSCGKSEAPGFHFLPCELIDHNADELEKCVHKHARDWDLGAEFLTWLKTKNAFYNTLVDRIVPGYPRDEAADIEKELGYLDPLMVTGELFHFLVIEQREGKPDLCLPMAEKDAGTVIVPNADGYKERKVAILNGAHTGLCPLALLSGTVSVKEAMDNEAARGFLNTMLETEIIPYLSLPREELNEFSAEVLRRFANPFIVHRWYDISLNGLAKFHTRNLPRFESAMAATGTPPRCMSLSLAAWLAFYTGAFAGSAELPPRDAEEVIATMARIGALKDSDGVAVMVKAYLAEESIWGKSLASDALVAAVADAYEFLTSEPFVMDRLVQWIEE, encoded by the coding sequence ATGCAACGGGTTAATGAGAGCAATCTTGGCGGGCGGGCCCGTCCGACCGAACGGATCATCCAGTTTGGTGAAGGCAACTTCCTCAGGGCCTTCATGGACTGGAAGATCGACCGCATGAACGAGGACTGCGGGTCCGACTATGGGGTGGTCATCGTGCGCCCGATCGACGGTGGCGTGCCGATTTCGCTCAATGACAGCGATGGTGTCTATACGGTGCTGTCCCGTGGCGTTGGCCCGGATGGCGAGGCTGTTTCCGATGCCCGTCTGATTGCTGCCGTGCGTCGCGAGCTCAATGCGGTCAGGCAGTGGGACGAGGTGCTCGCGCTGGCCCGCAACACCGATTTTGTTGCCTTCATTTCCAACACCACCGAGGCCGGTATTGTCTACAATGCCGACTGCAAGGCAACCGACACCCCGCCGGCCTCCTATCCGGCCAAGGTAACCCGCCTGCTGCTCGAGCGCTTCAATTCCTGCGGCAAGAGCGAAGCCCCCGGCTTCCACTTTCTGCCGTGCGAGCTGATCGATCACAATGCTGACGAGCTGGAAAAATGCGTCCACAAGCATGCCAGGGACTGGGACCTCGGGGCCGAGTTCCTCACCTGGCTGAAGACCAAGAACGCCTTCTACAACACGCTGGTTGACCGCATCGTGCCGGGCTATCCGCGCGATGAGGCTGCCGACATCGAGAAGGAACTGGGGTATCTCGATCCGCTGATGGTGACCGGCGAGCTGTTCCACTTCCTCGTCATCGAGCAGCGGGAAGGCAAGCCTGACCTGTGCCTGCCGATGGCAGAAAAGGATGCCGGTACGGTGATCGTTCCCAACGCTGATGGCTATAAGGAACGCAAGGTGGCGATCCTCAACGGTGCGCACACCGGCCTTTGCCCGCTGGCGCTGCTGTCCGGTACGGTTTCCGTGAAGGAGGCGATGGACAACGAGGCGGCCCGCGGCTTCCTCAACACCATGCTGGAAACGGAAATCATCCCCTATCTGTCGCTGCCGCGCGAAGAGCTCAACGAATTCTCCGCTGAGGTTTTGCGCCGCTTTGCCAACCCGTTCATCGTGCATCGCTGGTACGACATCTCGCTCAACGGTCTGGCCAAGTTCCACACCCGCAACCTGCCGCGTTTCGAGAGCGCCATGGCTGCCACTGGCACCCCGCCGCGCTGCATGAGCCTGTCGTTGGCCGCCTGGCTTGCCTTCTACACCGGCGCCTTTGCGGGCAGTGCCGAACTGCCGCCGCGGGATGCCGAGGAGGTGATTGCGACCATGGCAAGGATCGGTGCGCTGAAGGATAGCGACGGTGTTGCCGTGATGGTCAAGGCCTATCTCGCCGAAGAGAGCATCTGGGGCAAGTCCCTTGCATCCGACGCCCTCGTTGCTGCGGTGGCCGACGCCTATGAATTCCTGACCAGCGAACCGTTCGTGATGGACCGTCTGGTGCAATGGATTGAAGAATAA
- the kduD gene encoding 2-dehydro-3-deoxy-D-gluconate 5-dehydrogenase KduD produces the protein MIEQFDLTGKIAIVTGCDTGLGQGMAVGLAKAGCDIAGVNIVEPADTKEMIEGLGRKFLDIRANLMKMDDIPGIVAKTVAEYGRIDILVNNAGIIRREDAIQFSEKDWDDVMNINIKSVFFLSQAVAKQFIAQGNGGNIVNVASMLSFQGGIRVPSYTASKSGVMGVTRLLANEWAKHDINVNAIAPGYMATNNTQALREDAARSKEILDRIPAGRWGLPSDLAGPVVFLCSPASAYINGYTIAVDGGWLAR, from the coding sequence ATGATAGAACAATTTGATCTTACTGGAAAAATTGCAATCGTAACCGGCTGTGATACCGGTCTTGGCCAAGGGATGGCCGTTGGGCTTGCCAAGGCAGGCTGCGATATTGCCGGTGTCAACATTGTCGAGCCAGCTGACACCAAGGAAATGATCGAAGGTCTGGGTCGCAAGTTCCTCGACATCCGCGCCAACCTGATGAAGATGGACGATATTCCCGGCATCGTTGCCAAGACGGTCGCCGAATATGGTCGCATCGACATTCTGGTCAACAACGCTGGCATCATCCGCCGCGAAGACGCAATCCAGTTCTCCGAGAAGGACTGGGACGACGTGATGAACATCAACATCAAGTCGGTCTTCTTCCTGTCTCAGGCTGTTGCCAAGCAGTTCATCGCACAGGGCAATGGCGGCAACATCGTCAACGTTGCGTCCATGCTGTCCTTCCAGGGAGGCATCCGTGTTCCGTCCTACACCGCTTCCAAGTCTGGTGTCATGGGTGTAACCCGCCTGCTGGCCAATGAATGGGCCAAGCATGACATCAACGTCAATGCCATTGCTCCGGGCTACATGGCCACCAACAACACCCAGGCTCTGCGTGAAGATGCTGCCCGCAGCAAGGAAATTCTCGACCGCATTCCAGCCGGTCGCTGGGGTCTGCCATCCGACCTTGCCGGGCCGGTTGTCTTCCTTTGCTCGCCTGCTTCTGCTTATATCAACGGCTACACCATTGCTGTTGATGGCGGCTGGCTGGCACGCTAG
- the kduI gene encoding 5-dehydro-4-deoxy-D-glucuronate isomerase has product MLTVKTVHAVNADHTKSMDTKALRENFLSEGLFAEGEIRLTYTHYDRFIVGGAVPNGGSLVLDEVKECGTPSILDRREMGIVNIGASGSISCAGIDYALDHGDVLYLPKGSGAVTFAGQGRFYITSAPAHKELPARLIKIEQANSVHMGAPETSNERTIYQFIHPLVMESCQLVLGYTKLHAGSVWNTMPAHVHDRRMEAYCYFDMASETRVMHFMGEPNETRHLVVKNEEVVVSPPWSIHAGAGVGSYTFIWAMAGDNVDYTDMDFVAMEDLR; this is encoded by the coding sequence ATGCTTACAGTGAAAACAGTTCATGCTGTGAACGCTGACCACACAAAGAGCATGGATACCAAGGCTCTGCGTGAGAATTTTCTATCCGAAGGTCTTTTCGCAGAAGGCGAAATCCGCCTGACCTATACCCACTATGATCGCTTCATCGTTGGCGGCGCCGTGCCAAACGGCGGCTCCCTCGTTCTTGATGAAGTCAAGGAATGCGGTACGCCCAGTATTCTGGACCGTCGCGAAATGGGGATCGTCAACATCGGCGCATCTGGTTCCATTTCCTGCGCCGGTATCGACTATGCCCTTGATCATGGCGATGTGCTCTATCTGCCAAAGGGATCGGGCGCTGTAACCTTTGCCGGTCAGGGCCGTTTCTACATCACCTCCGCTCCGGCGCACAAGGAACTGCCAGCCCGGTTGATCAAGATCGAGCAAGCCAACAGCGTGCATATGGGTGCCCCTGAAACGTCGAACGAGCGCACGATTTACCAGTTCATTCATCCGCTGGTGATGGAATCCTGCCAGCTGGTGCTCGGCTACACCAAGCTGCACGCCGGGTCGGTCTGGAACACCATGCCAGCCCACGTGCATGATCGCCGCATGGAAGCCTATTGCTATTTCGACATGGCTTCGGAGACCCGCGTCATGCATTTCATGGGTGAGCCGAACGAGACCCGCCATCTGGTAGTCAAGAACGAGGAAGTGGTCGTCTCCCCGCCGTGGTCCATCCATGCCGGCGCAGGTGTTGGCAGCTACACCTTCATCTGGGCGATGGCCGGTGACAATGTCGACTACACCGACATGGATTTTGTCGCCATGGAAGACCTGCGCTAG
- a CDS encoding cupin domain-containing protein — MHVKAFPIVGEDTATPRQVLADSPELMVVAFTFKEEGAEGALHNHPHVQSTFVKEGRFRFTIGEDSFEVGPGDSFVIPSNAIHGCVCLEPGMLIDCFTPRRDDFL, encoded by the coding sequence ATGCATGTAAAGGCATTTCCCATTGTCGGCGAAGACACTGCTACCCCAAGACAGGTTCTTGCGGATAGTCCCGAGCTGATGGTGGTGGCTTTCACGTTCAAGGAGGAGGGAGCCGAAGGCGCCCTCCACAACCACCCTCATGTCCAGTCCACATTTGTGAAGGAAGGCCGCTTCCGCTTCACAATCGGGGAAGACAGCTTCGAGGTTGGTCCCGGTGACAGTTTCGTCATTCCTTCCAATGCCATTCACGGGTGTGTCTGTCTTGAGCCCGGAATGCTGATCGACTGTTTCACGCCTCGCCGTGACGACTTTCTCTGA
- the uxuA gene encoding mannonate dehydratase, producing MKEGWRWYSSFDRISLSEIAQTGAREIVTALYEIPYGEVWPRETIVRMRQSIELAGFNWPIVESLPIHERIKKGEGDLSALFANYRQSMANLAAEGVKVICYNFMPLLDWTRTDLRAPVDGGGTCLRFDAARMAALEVFMLEREGAEADYCDDALERGRVWFRLSDEAKRDRLMASVMAGLPGAYDRYTIKQLKEALKGYEGIDRETLRANYKRFLDEVIPAAEELGLSFAVHPDDPPRDILGLPRIVSTEEDIAWVLSAHESRANGLTLCSGSLGAHPDNDIPAIARRFADKIHFAHLRNVRKFADGSFEEATHLGGDTDMALLVATLLDEETRRQEEGRADADIVFRPDHGHEMLDDDRRNTHPGYPLIGRMRGLAELRGLMAGIHHERAKA from the coding sequence ATGAAAGAAGGCTGGCGCTGGTATAGCTCGTTTGATCGCATCTCGCTTTCCGAGATTGCGCAGACCGGGGCGCGGGAAATCGTTACGGCACTTTATGAGATCCCCTATGGCGAGGTCTGGCCGCGGGAGACCATCGTCAGGATGCGCCAGAGCATCGAACTGGCCGGTTTCAACTGGCCGATCGTTGAGAGCCTGCCCATTCATGAGCGGATCAAGAAGGGCGAGGGCGATCTGTCGGCGCTGTTTGCCAACTACCGGCAATCCATGGCCAATCTTGCAGCCGAGGGCGTCAAGGTCATCTGTTACAATTTCATGCCGCTTCTGGACTGGACGCGTACCGATCTTCGGGCTCCCGTCGACGGCGGCGGCACATGCTTGCGGTTCGATGCTGCGCGCATGGCGGCGCTTGAGGTCTTCATGCTCGAGCGCGAAGGGGCCGAGGCCGACTATTGCGACGATGCGCTCGAACGGGGCCGGGTCTGGTTCCGGCTGTCCGACGAGGCCAAACGGGACCGATTGATGGCTTCGGTGATGGCCGGGTTGCCGGGGGCCTATGATCGCTACACCATCAAGCAGCTCAAGGAAGCCCTCAAGGGCTATGAAGGTATCGACCGGGAAACCCTGCGGGCAAACTACAAGCGCTTTCTGGATGAAGTCATTCCTGCTGCCGAAGAGCTTGGCCTCAGTTTTGCCGTGCATCCGGATGATCCGCCACGCGACATTCTTGGATTGCCGCGCATTGTTTCGACCGAGGAAGACATTGCGTGGGTGCTTTCGGCGCATGAAAGCCGGGCCAACGGGCTGACCCTTTGCTCTGGGTCGCTTGGTGCCCATCCGGATAATGACATTCCAGCGATCGCACGGCGTTTTGCCGACAAGATCCATTTTGCCCATCTGCGCAATGTCAGGAAATTTGCCGACGGCTCCTTCGAGGAAGCCACGCACCTGGGAGGTGACACCGATATGGCTCTGCTGGTCGCCACGCTCCTTGATGAAGAAACGCGGCGGCAGGAAGAAGGCAGAGCCGATGCCGATATCGTATTCCGGCCTGATCATGGGCACGAAATGCTCGACGATGATCGCCGCAACACCCATCCGGGCTATCCGCTGATCGGGCGGATGCGCGGATTGGCCGAGCTTCGCGGGCTGATGGCTGGTATTCACCATGAAAGGGCCAAAGCATGA